In the genome of Photobacterium sp. TLY01, one region contains:
- a CDS encoding putative quinol monooxygenase → MTSRVYVLAQFKPKAGKEAELFEVLKALEPDSLREEGCVQYILTRQIDHPSATRNDYPIVFNEIWASAEDWSAHGRRQQIQHFFETQVKAESGLVEDAIVTAYSDEGYNFDAPVYD, encoded by the coding sequence ATGACAAGTCGCGTTTATGTGTTGGCTCAATTTAAACCCAAAGCAGGCAAAGAAGCCGAACTGTTTGAAGTGCTGAAAGCACTGGAACCGGATTCGCTTCGTGAGGAAGGCTGCGTGCAATACATCCTGACCCGCCAGATCGACCACCCGAGTGCGACCAGAAACGACTATCCCATCGTATTTAACGAAATCTGGGCAAGCGCTGAAGACTGGTCTGCGCATGGTCGCCGGCAACAAATTCAACACTTTTTCGAAACCCAGGTGAAAGCGGAATCAGGCTTGGTTGAAGATGCAATCGTGACGGCCTATTCCGATGAAGGGTACAACTTTGACGCCCCTGTTTACGACTAA
- a CDS encoding DUF1456 family protein, translated as MTNNDILRRVRDTFDFKNNTMIEIFAMADFSATEEQVAGWLEKDAAETFIKLTDTELAVFLNGLINFKRGKRDGEQPKPEAHLNNNMVFQKLRIALNLKAEEILGMLQTVGVSLSKHELSAFFRKPENKHYRECKDDILRQFLSAVQRQSGANASGTESGA; from the coding sequence TTGACCAATAATGATATCTTGCGTCGTGTACGCGATACCTTTGATTTTAAAAACAATACTATGATTGAAATCTTCGCGATGGCGGATTTCAGTGCAACCGAAGAACAGGTTGCGGGTTGGTTAGAAAAAGACGCTGCCGAGACCTTTATCAAGCTGACAGACACAGAATTAGCCGTGTTTCTGAATGGGCTGATCAATTTCAAACGTGGTAAGCGCGACGGTGAGCAACCCAAACCGGAAGCACACCTGAACAACAATATGGTATTCCAGAAATTACGCATTGCCCTGAATTTAAAAGCAGAAGAGATTCTTGGGATGTTGCAGACGGTTGGTGTGAGCTTAAGCAAGCATGAACTGAGTGCCTTTTTCCGCAAACCAGAAAACAAGCATTACCGGGAATGTAAAGACGACATCCTGCGTCAATTTTTATCCGCTGTTCAGCGCCAGTCAGGTGCCAACGCTAGCGGTACAGAATCCGGCGCGTAA